The nucleotide sequence GCAAGTTCTAAAACTTCAGTAACACCTTGCAGGTCTTTTCCGTGTGTTCCGCGATGTATCTATATGCCTCCAATACGCGGTTGAATAAACAGAACAAATCCTGCTGAAAGACCTATTTTTGTATGCCCGGCAGGTGCCTGTCTATAACCTGCTTCATGAGGCTCAATTCTTCCTTACTCAGGCTCACGTCTCCCGCAGCGGCGTTTTCCGTAACCTGTTCCTCGTTTCTGGCACCTGCAAGAACATGGGTACAGCCGTGCTGATGGAAGGTCCAGGCGATTGCAAGCTGGGCCAGATTGATCTTATGGGCATCGGCGACAGGCCGGAACTCATCAAGCATGGCCATGACCTGTTTACGGTTTTCAACACTGAAGCGGGGATTCTCCAAGCGCTGGTCACCGGGGTTAAACTGCCGGTCCGGTCCTACCTTACCGGTCAAAAGTCCCTGGCCGATTGGTGAGTATGCAAGAAATGCAAGTCCTTCCTGAGCGGCGAACTGACGCTGCTTTGCAGCATGGTCCTGGTCGAGCATGGAGAACTTTTCCTGGTCCGATGAAAGGGGACCGACAGCCTGATATTTTTTCATCTCCTCGGGTTCCGAGTTACAGACACCGATGGCCCTGATCTTTCCCTGGTCCTTCAGTTTGACCAGCATCTCCATGGTGTCCTCGATGGGGGTGGAGACCCGCTCCTGCCAGTGGGTCTGCATAAGGTCAATGTAATCGGTTTTTAAACGCTTCAGGCTCAGTTCCACTTCTTTACGAACAGACTCAGGGTCCAGATAGATGTGAATATCAACCGGTTTGGTACCCTCCGGAGTCTCCCTCTCATGGGAAAAGAAGTAGCGTCCGACCTTTTCGTCCCAGCGCATACCGCATTTGGTTGCCAGGATAACCTTATCCCGACGGTCCTGAATGGCCCGGCCGACAACCTGTTCCGAGTGGCCGAATCCGTAAATGGGAGCGGTATCGATAAAGTCCATGCCCCGATCGACGGCCGTATGGATTGCCCGTACGGCGACATCATCATCCGTACCGCCCCACTTCCAGCCGCCGATGGCCCAGGCGCCGAAGGCGACAACCGAAGCCTCTATACCGGAATTTCCCAGTGGTCGTTTCAACATATATATTACTCCTATGGGTGTTCTTATATAACAGGATACTAATTAAATCATCTTCCGGCAAATCGGCGACCTGTCAGCTCCATCCATATCCCGATCTCTTTCCGGGGGACCTCTTCTTTGCCGAAATAGCCTTTAAGATACCAGTGTATCAGTTTACGCCGCAGCAGAGGCTCCAGCATGGGTGAGCGCCTTCCGGCGCGAGTGAAAAAGCGCAGTGCATAGACCGCAGCAGCCACATCCGCCAGGGGGTCGCCGGAAAAGGCGTATTTCCAGTTAATGAGCCGCCAGCCGCTCTTTGTCTGAAGTATATTTCCAGGATGGAAGCAACCGTGACACAGGCGGTCATCCCGCCTTTCCTGTAAAAACGACATGAACCCGGCACGCTTACGCTGAGAAATTCCAAAAGAATCACGGATCACGGGTCCGAATACATCACCCGCCCGGGGCAGTCCCTCGGAGGGTCTGACATGCAGATCCCGGTGAGATATACCAAGGCTCATACCGACATCCCGGGCATCACCAGAGCTCAGAAGCCGGGACAGCTGTTCGCCGGGAATCAGTTCCAGGGGCAGAGTGATTCTGCCGTCCTTCTGTTCAGGCTCTGTAACCCAGGGGGCCTTGTCGTAAACCCGGCGTACGAAGCTGGTATTCTCATACTCCTTGACCACCGCGACCAGGCTGTAACCGGGAAAATAGAGCTTTACCGCTTCCGTATCCGATTGCTTGAATACCTCCGCGCTGCTGCCGCGGCCGATTTTCCGTAGTTTTTCCTCCACCCTCGAACTCCCTTACAAAATGATCCGAAGGACCGCTTCGGATTGGCTTTTTCCTGTAATTAGTCTACAGTCAAGAAGCAATAAGATGAATACCAGAAGAATACAGAGGACTCCATGGCAGCAGCGTTTTTTCGACTGATCGGACTTGTCGTATCCGGATACATTATTTTCCACCCCCGGTGGATGCGCACAAAGCTGCTTCCCTGGCTCTCCGCAGGTATCGTGAATGTCCTTTTCCCCCTGTATTATATCTCCCGCTACGGGGTATCCTGGGATGATGCCTTTGCCCGGGGAGCCTACTGGATGCCGCTGTTCTTCGCCATGTGCGTCGTTACCATCTTTCTTCAATACCTGATGGTCCTTTGGCTGCTGAAACATACCCGGATCTTTTCAGAGCTGCAGGACGAGAACAGGAGCGAATTCATTCTGCTGTTCGCCATCCACAATGTGGGCTATGTTCCCCTGCCGATTCTTGAAGCCATCGCGCCCGAACCGATCCTGATTTACCTTTTTACCTATGTCATGGCCTATCAGCTGATATTCTGGAGTTTCGCGGTTAACATCATCAAGCGGGTTCCGGGAGAGCCTCTGCAGATACGCTTTCGCCTGACCATACCCTTCGTCGGTATTGCCCTGGGGATAATCCTTGCAGCCACCGGACTCTACGACTGTATTCCAAGGATCATTGCGGTGCCGATCGAAAAATACTCCCGATTCGCCATGGACGGTATCATGATCGTCCTGGGAGGGATCCTCGCAGGAGTACCCCACGAAAGCCTGACCCGGCACCGCGAGTTCGGCCCATTTCTGCTGGTACGTCAGGTCCTCTATCCCCTGCTGGTGCTGATTATCATGCTGACCTTACGGCTCCTCTTCGGCGGCCCCGCCCTGCTTCCGGGAGAACCCATGACCATCGAAGATACCTGGCGCTGGATGCAGCTCTTTCTGGTGATCGAAGCCGCTGTACCGCCGGCCACCAACATCATGATCGCGATTCAGAACTACGGCAGACCGGAGCAGCTGCCCTACTCCGGCAGCGGCATTATTCTGAGCTACCTGGGCGCGGCGGTGAGCCTGCCGCTTTTTGTTGCACTGGGATATTATCTCTAGAGCAGATTATAAACAGGGCTAAAGTTTAAGGCCGACCTTTACTTTAAACTCCTGCAGGCGGTCGCGGGAAATATGCAGAGAATGACCGTTTTCAAGCACAAGGGCAAAACGTCCCTGCCCCCAAGGCAGGATTTTTTCTATTCTTTCCAGGTTAACAATCGCTGTACGGTGGATACGCATAAACATGGATGGATCCAGACGCTGTTCGAACTGGTTCAGAGTAGTATCAGTCGGATATTCCTTGTCCCCGGATTGAATATAGACCAGGCCGGCGGCGGTTTTTATACACTGGATATCCCTGGCTGGAATGATGGTGAATATGTGCTTGTCCTTTACGGTTACCCGCTCAAGAAAATCTCCATCCTTGTCAATCTGCTGCATGGCGTTTCGTACCCTGGATTTATAGTCCCTCGGGTCGTTAAGAATCTTCTTGATTATGGCCACTGTTCTGCTGAATCGTTCCTTGCTGAAGGGTTTCAGCAGGTAATCAAGAGCATGTACTTCGAAAGCATCTATGGCATATTCGTCATAGGCAGTAGTAAAAATAATGATCGGATCATACTCAATCTGCTGCAGAACCTCGAACCCGCTGTTCTTCGGCATCTGTATATCCAAAAAAAGCACATCCGGTTCCATCCGGTTTACCAGGGCAACGGTCTCCATTCCGTCCGAGGCTTCACCGAGAATCATGAATTCGGAGTATTCAGAAATAAAAGAGGCCAGGCGGCCCCTGGCCGGTTTCTCATCATCAGCTATCAGCACACGTATCATTCACCTGCTCCATCGACTGGTACCCGAACCCTGACCATTAAGCCCTTTTTATTGCTCCTTTTAAACTCCAGATGCTTACGGTACAGGGTCATCAAACGCTGATTAACATTCTTCAGTCCGGTACGGCTGTTATCGAGCAGCCCTTCAACATCGATATTTGTATCACCTTTATCGCTAATATCAATAAGGAGATCCGTATCATCAGAATACGCCTCAATAAGGATGCTTATGCTCCCATTCCTATCCGCGCCATGTTTTATACTGTTTTCAACTATTGGTTGCAACAGCATGGGGGGGATTTCTGAATCGACGACAGAGTTCTCTATCCGGAAATCCACTTCCAGCCGCTGTCCGTGACGAATCCTTTCGATGGACAGGAACTCCCGGATATGCAGCATCTCTTCGTGCAGCCGGACCGTTTTATGCTTTGTAGACAGAAGTGTATAACGAAACATTCCTGCGAGCTTTTCCACCACACCGACCGCGGTGGATGAATCAGTCTCAATCAAATGGGCAATTGTATTCAGGGTGTTAAAGAAAAAGTGAGGATTGATCTGCGCTCTCAGGGCCCTCAGCTCCGCTTCCAGGGCCTGGGCAGCCAGGGTCTCCTGTTCGCGCTTCATTCTGACCCGTAAGGATTCATTCGAGATCAGCATCATTATACCGTTTTCACTGGCAGGCGAATTCGCCAGGGGACGCACGTTCACTTTAACAGGAACCCGCTCTTTCTTGAGATTGAAGATATCACTGTAAAAATCATAAACGGGAAGCCCTTTCATGATCAGCGCTTTTTCATCCTCTTCAATAAAGATCAGTGAAAAAACATCCACGGATTCCAGCTCTGACAGATCATCAACTCCCATCAGGTTTAAGAACTTCTGGTTCGCCTCCAGGATACGGCCATCAATATCTGCCAGAATAATGCCCTCATCAATGGCTTCGAACATGTTCCGCAGAGTAGTAATCTTGCCGGCGATCTCCCGGGACATAATATTGAAGCTTCGGGCCAGCACATCATGTTCAGATTTTTCCTTTACCAGGGTTCCGTACCTTCCATCCCGTATCCAGTCCGCGGTCTTGGCCAGGCCTTTTAAATAAGAAGCGACCTCTTTAAGGGCTTTACCTACAACACCCTGGCGCGGAAGCGAAAGCAGAGATGTTTCAATGTGTCCCTGGGAAAGCCGTCCGGCAAGTTTTGCCAGATGGGTATAGTGCTCAATAAGATCATCCACGCTGGCCTCCAGCATGGCTACTTCATCACTCTGATTCAGTCTCTCGCGTTCAACAGTTTTGCCGATAAACTCATTCAGCTTGATATTTAACTGGGTAATTGGACGTGATATTGAATCGGTAAAATGGGAAGAAATTAATACAAAACTGAGCATGAAAAGAATGAAAAACACAATACTTAAAAAATTCTGTACAACACTGATTCTTCCGTACAGAGATTCGACCTTATCCAGGACAACAACAAAGACATAATTAACAGTACTGCTGTAAATTGGAAAAAACTCTACTCCGTCTATGTATTCTTTTAATGCGTAGGCATAAACATCATTCCGACTCCGGCCGCTTTCGATATACCGGATATAAATGTGGTACAGCCGCTGTAAACCCGGTTCCTGTACAAGAAGAGATTCGGCAGCAAGAAACTCGGGACTGCCCCTGGTCTCCATAATGCGGTCAATATTGACCTCTGCCATTCTCCAGACAGCATACAGGTTCTCCAGGTAATGGCTGACCTCACTGCCGTACCACCATCCGGAATCGCGGGAACGTATTAATTGGCTGAGTTTCTTC is from Marispirochaeta sp. and encodes:
- a CDS encoding aldo/keto reductase encodes the protein MLKRPLGNSGIEASVVAFGAWAIGGWKWGGTDDDVAVRAIHTAVDRGMDFIDTAPIYGFGHSEQVVGRAIQDRRDKVILATKCGMRWDEKVGRYFFSHERETPEGTKPVDIHIYLDPESVRKEVELSLKRLKTDYIDLMQTHWQERVSTPIEDTMEMLVKLKDQGKIRAIGVCNSEPEEMKKYQAVGPLSSDQEKFSMLDQDHAAKQRQFAAQEGLAFLAYSPIGQGLLTGKVGPDRQFNPGDQRLENPRFSVENRKQVMAMLDEFRPVADAHKINLAQLAIAWTFHQHGCTHVLAGARNEEQVTENAAAGDVSLSKEELSLMKQVIDRHLPGIQK
- a CDS encoding aminoglycoside phosphotransferase family protein; this encodes MEEKLRKIGRGSSAEVFKQSDTEAVKLYFPGYSLVAVVKEYENTSFVRRVYDKAPWVTEPEQKDGRITLPLELIPGEQLSRLLSSGDARDVGMSLGISHRDLHVRPSEGLPRAGDVFGPVIRDSFGISQRKRAGFMSFLQERRDDRLCHGCFHPGNILQTKSGWRLINWKYAFSGDPLADVAAAVYALRFFTRAGRRSPMLEPLLRRKLIHWYLKGYFGKEEVPRKEIGIWMELTGRRFAGR
- a CDS encoding AEC family transporter, with the protein product MAAAFFRLIGLVVSGYIIFHPRWMRTKLLPWLSAGIVNVLFPLYYISRYGVSWDDAFARGAYWMPLFFAMCVVTIFLQYLMVLWLLKHTRIFSELQDENRSEFILLFAIHNVGYVPLPILEAIAPEPILIYLFTYVMAYQLIFWSFAVNIIKRVPGEPLQIRFRLTIPFVGIALGIILAATGLYDCIPRIIAVPIEKYSRFAMDGIMIVLGGILAGVPHESLTRHREFGPFLLVRQVLYPLLVLIIMLTLRLLFGGPALLPGEPMTIEDTWRWMQLFLVIEAAVPPATNIMIAIQNYGRPEQLPYSGSGIILSYLGAAVSLPLFVALGYYL
- a CDS encoding LytTR family transcriptional regulator DNA-binding domain-containing protein; amino-acid sequence: MIRVLIADDEKPARGRLASFISEYSEFMILGEASDGMETVALVNRMEPDVLFLDIQMPKNSGFEVLQQIEYDPIIIFTTAYDEYAIDAFEVHALDYLLKPFSKERFSRTVAIIKKILNDPRDYKSRVRNAMQQIDKDGDFLERVTVKDKHIFTIIPARDIQCIKTAAGLVYIQSGDKEYPTDTTLNQFEQRLDPSMFMRIHRTAIVNLERIEKILPWGQGRFALVLENGHSLHISRDRLQEFKVKVGLKL
- a CDS encoding histidine kinase, with the protein product MSLRKRIFRTYLILIILVLIYLLLSLLLGSFRLYMERDKNDILEVKTIWGEMLVSMNETVYNWNDGKTFDIFIANSLLFEKKLSQLIRSRDSGWWYGSEVSHYLENLYAVWRMAEVNIDRIMETRGSPEFLAAESLLVQEPGLQRLYHIYIRYIESGRSRNDVYAYALKEYIDGVEFFPIYSSTVNYVFVVVLDKVESLYGRISVVQNFLSIVFFILFMLSFVLISSHFTDSISRPITQLNIKLNEFIGKTVERERLNQSDEVAMLEASVDDLIEHYTHLAKLAGRLSQGHIETSLLSLPRQGVVGKALKEVASYLKGLAKTADWIRDGRYGTLVKEKSEHDVLARSFNIMSREIAGKITTLRNMFEAIDEGIILADIDGRILEANQKFLNLMGVDDLSELESVDVFSLIFIEEDEKALIMKGLPVYDFYSDIFNLKKERVPVKVNVRPLANSPASENGIMMLISNESLRVRMKREQETLAAQALEAELRALRAQINPHFFFNTLNTIAHLIETDSSTAVGVVEKLAGMFRYTLLSTKHKTVRLHEEMLHIREFLSIERIRHGQRLEVDFRIENSVVDSEIPPMLLQPIVENSIKHGADRNGSISILIEAYSDDTDLLIDISDKGDTNIDVEGLLDNSRTGLKNVNQRLMTLYRKHLEFKRSNKKGLMVRVRVPVDGAGE